One genomic region from Solwaraspora sp. WMMD792 encodes:
- a CDS encoding Lrp/AsnC family transcriptional regulator, giving the protein MDEMDWALLRELQADARLSFSELSRRVHLSPPAVAERVRRLEESGVVSGYHAHVDLTRAGWTVIALIRMSCYGSHCILRDPQVPTWPEILEIHRITGDACSMLKVAAASMDAFEDVIDRLAPYGQPSSTMVLSTPLGWRPVTAAD; this is encoded by the coding sequence GTGGACGAGATGGATTGGGCGCTGCTGCGTGAGTTGCAGGCCGATGCCCGACTTTCCTTCAGCGAACTGTCCCGCCGGGTGCATCTGTCGCCGCCGGCCGTCGCCGAGCGGGTACGCCGGCTGGAGGAGTCCGGGGTCGTCAGCGGCTACCACGCGCACGTCGACCTGACCCGGGCCGGCTGGACGGTGATCGCGCTGATCCGGATGTCCTGCTACGGGTCGCACTGCATCCTGCGGGACCCGCAGGTGCCGACCTGGCCGGAGATCCTGGAGATCCACCGGATCACCGGGGACGCCTGCTCGATGTTGAAGGTGGCGGCGGCATCGATGGACGCCTTCGAGGACGTGATCGACCGGCTCGCCCCGTACGGTCAGCCGTCCAGCACGATGGTGCTCTCCACCCCGCTGGGCTGGCGTCCGGTCACCGCTGCCGACTGA
- a CDS encoding tryptophan 2,3-dioxygenase family protein, protein MNSTDVASPPAVRPVDAAERDARAAANAGEPTLEFGDRVPYDAYVHASTLHSLQRTLSDDPGEMSFLMVSQIMELYFGLTRHELRHAQRLIRADRVWEALAPLRRAALHLEGLNASWQTLRWMTPADFNRFRNLLGEGSGFQSAMYRQLEFILGVRTPSLIRPFRRQPEVYAELEQALHAPSLWDDVIALLARAGHDIPADLLGRDVATEHEPHPSVEAAWVEVYRVNGPDNHLRQLGEALTEVAEQFGDWRYKHLKAVQRTMGAKVGSGGSAGLAWLQRSMNRVVFPEIWSARTSM, encoded by the coding sequence GTGAACAGCACCGACGTGGCCAGCCCACCGGCCGTGCGGCCGGTGGACGCCGCCGAACGCGACGCCCGCGCCGCCGCGAACGCCGGCGAGCCGACCCTGGAGTTCGGCGACCGGGTGCCGTACGACGCCTACGTGCACGCCAGCACCCTGCACAGTTTGCAGCGCACCCTGAGCGACGACCCCGGCGAGATGTCGTTCCTGATGGTCAGCCAGATCATGGAGCTGTACTTCGGGCTGACCCGCCACGAGCTGCGCCACGCCCAACGGCTGATCCGCGCCGACCGGGTGTGGGAGGCGCTCGCCCCGCTGCGCCGCGCAGCCCTGCATTTGGAAGGCCTCAACGCCTCCTGGCAGACGCTGCGTTGGATGACCCCGGCCGACTTCAACCGGTTCCGCAACCTGCTGGGTGAGGGTTCCGGGTTCCAGTCGGCGATGTACCGGCAACTGGAGTTCATCCTCGGCGTCCGGACCCCGTCGCTGATCCGCCCGTTCCGCCGCCAACCCGAGGTGTACGCCGAGCTGGAGCAGGCCCTGCACGCGCCGAGTCTGTGGGACGACGTGATCGCCCTGCTGGCCCGCGCCGGCCACGACATCCCGGCCGACCTGCTGGGCCGCGACGTCGCCACCGAACACGAACCGCACCCGTCGGTCGAGGCCGCCTGGGTCGAGGTCTACCGGGTCAACGGCCCGGACAACCACCTGCGGCAGCTCGGCGAGGCGCTGACCGAGGTCGCCGAACAGTTCGGTGACTGGCGGTACAAGCATCTCAAGGCGGTGCAGCGCACCATGGGCGCCAAGGTCGGCAGCGGCGGCTCCGCCGGGCTGGCCTGGCTGCAGCGCAGCATGAACCGGGTGGTGTTCCCCGAGATCTGGTCCGCCCGGACCAGCATGTGA
- the kynU gene encoding kynureninase produces the protein MFTEDDARRRDAADPGHRDLFHIPPATGGDHPDVAYFAGNSLGLQPKATRAELLDDLDDWARLGVEGHLEAGRPWLPYHELLTETVARLVGALPSEAVVMNSLTVNLHLLMVSFYRPTGDRTRIVIEDSAFPSDSYAVRSQAVFHGLDPDRTVVRLRPRPGEDTLRTADVVDYLRADGDRVALVLLGGVNYLTGELLDIPTITEAGRAAGAIVGWDLAHAAGNVPLRLHDWGVDFAAWCSYKYLNSGPGALAGAYVHERHHGDPTLARFEGWWSTEPATRFEMTPVSRPPASADAWQISNPPIFAMGPVRTSLQIFDKVGMAALRERSERLTGYLEQLLDETLAGRPVSVVTPRDPARRGCQLSLRIGGGAGAHALTARLRHEHGVIADAREPDIVRLAPVPLYSTYHDCWRAARALAATLPTQGGDDV, from the coding sequence ATGTTCACTGAGGACGACGCCCGTCGCCGCGACGCCGCCGACCCCGGGCACCGCGACCTGTTCCACATCCCGCCGGCCACCGGCGGCGACCACCCCGACGTCGCCTACTTCGCCGGCAACTCCCTCGGCCTGCAGCCGAAGGCCACCCGCGCCGAGCTGCTCGACGACCTCGACGACTGGGCCCGGCTCGGCGTCGAAGGCCACCTGGAAGCCGGCCGGCCGTGGCTGCCGTACCACGAACTGCTCACCGAGACCGTCGCGCGACTGGTCGGCGCCCTGCCCAGCGAGGCCGTGGTGATGAACTCGCTGACGGTCAACCTGCACCTGCTGATGGTGTCGTTCTACCGGCCGACCGGCGACCGCACCCGGATCGTCATCGAGGACTCGGCATTCCCGTCGGACAGCTACGCGGTGCGCAGCCAGGCCGTCTTCCACGGCCTCGACCCCGACCGTACGGTGGTCCGACTGCGGCCGCGCCCCGGCGAGGACACGCTGCGCACCGCCGACGTCGTCGACTACCTGCGCGCCGACGGTGACCGGGTGGCGCTGGTGCTGCTCGGCGGGGTCAACTACCTCACCGGCGAACTGCTCGACATCCCGACGATCACCGAGGCGGGCCGGGCCGCCGGCGCGATCGTCGGCTGGGACCTGGCGCACGCCGCGGGCAACGTGCCGCTGCGGCTGCACGACTGGGGTGTCGACTTCGCCGCCTGGTGCTCCTACAAGTACCTCAACTCGGGGCCGGGTGCCCTCGCCGGCGCGTACGTGCACGAACGCCACCACGGCGATCCGACGCTGGCCCGCTTCGAAGGCTGGTGGAGCACCGAGCCGGCCACCCGCTTCGAGATGACCCCGGTGTCACGGCCACCGGCCAGCGCCGACGCCTGGCAGATCTCCAACCCGCCGATCTTCGCCATGGGCCCGGTCCGTACCTCGCTGCAGATCTTCGACAAGGTCGGCATGGCGGCGCTGCGCGAGCGCAGCGAACGGCTCACCGGCTACCTGGAACAGCTGCTCGACGAGACCCTGGCGGGCCGGCCGGTCAGCGTCGTCACCCCCCGCGACCCGGCCCGGCGCGGCTGCCAGCTGTCGCTGCGGATCGGCGGCGGGGCGGGGGCGCACGCGCTGACCGCCCGGCTGCGCCACGAACACGGGGTGATCGCCGACGCCCGGGAACCGGACATCGTCCGGCTCGCCCCGGTGCCGCTGTACTCCACGTACCACGACTGCTGGCGGGCCGCCCGGGCGCTCGCCGCGACCCTCCCGACGCAAGGCGGCGACGATGTCTGA